A stretch of [Clostridium] innocuum DNA encodes these proteins:
- a CDS encoding DeoR/GlpR transcriptional regulator has protein sequence MAKTTQQRRNEIYRIIVSQGSARVSELAEQLQVTTETIRKDLNSMDEQGIIIKNHGGAEIKNTYYQLPLDVKMSEHVYEKQLIARRALDFIQDNTVLFLDPGSTILYLAKYLRLRKGLTVVTNSLAIASMVSETTHQLMIAGGLLQKQGKAAIGGFTNSMIDAIHIDTAFMGCDGFLDSFGPATFSHEEMEVKQHVLRKAQQRILLCDSSKFRKSSSYTFARWSDYDVLITDQITEQEQHMVKEVRQLICVSDEDYEFL, from the coding sequence ATGGCAAAAACAACACAGCAGAGAAGAAATGAAATCTATCGCATCATTGTATCACAGGGAAGCGCACGTGTAAGTGAACTGGCGGAGCAGCTGCAGGTCACAACCGAAACGATTCGCAAGGATCTCAACAGTATGGATGAACAGGGCATCATCATAAAAAATCATGGCGGCGCTGAAATAAAAAACACCTATTATCAGCTGCCGCTGGATGTGAAAATGAGCGAGCATGTATATGAAAAGCAGCTGATTGCACGCAGGGCACTGGATTTCATTCAGGACAACACTGTTCTTTTTCTTGATCCGGGCAGTACGATTCTATATCTGGCAAAATATCTGCGACTACGCAAGGGCTTGACCGTTGTCACGAATTCTCTTGCGATTGCGTCTATGGTATCGGAAACCACACATCAGCTGATGATTGCAGGAGGGCTGCTGCAGAAGCAGGGCAAGGCTGCGATCGGCGGTTTTACAAACAGCATGATTGACGCCATCCATATCGATACCGCCTTCATGGGCTGCGACGGATTTCTTGATTCGTTTGGACCGGCAACCTTTTCCCATGAGGAGATGGAGGTCAAGCAGCATGTGCTGCGGAAGGCACAGCAGAGGATTCTGTTATGCGATTCCTCCAAGTTTCGAAAATCCTCCTCATATACCTTCGCAAGGTGGTCCGATTACGACGTATTGATAACAGATCAGATTACTGAGCAGGAGCAGCATATGGTGAAGGAGGTCAGGCAGCTGATTTGTGTATCAGATGAGGACTATGAATTCCTATGA
- a CDS encoding transaldolase — MKSKLIEMREKYPQTELWTDSFHTADHAYGLTQGITGITTSPTWVSRMLCNEEGSEHEKILCELQGKHPEYNEQEMIWAWTLEMGKRRSRVLLPLWEQGNPKQGRFSIQTSIYDYSNTEKMVRMAEEVNSCGPNMQVKIPSTKEGIKAMEEATFKGISVMATVCFSVDQAVAAAEAIERGMKRRTAQGLSNADLNPVCAVLLGMQEDWLKSYAESRDIVIHPDAFAWCGVAICKEVYRIFQERGYKTRVLTAYYRHQLHWSEFIGGDIIMTIPAKWQKRFANCDVEIRDYMSEAVAADKLKHLNKLTPFVQAYTQGSLTEDDFNSFGPVILTIRYFTEEYEKAVHKVRDILLPNPIR, encoded by the coding sequence ATGAAGAGTAAACTGATTGAAATGCGTGAGAAATATCCACAGACGGAGCTATGGACGGATTCCTTCCATACAGCTGATCATGCATATGGTCTGACACAGGGGATCACAGGCATCACGACAAGTCCTACCTGGGTGTCCCGTATGCTGTGCAATGAGGAAGGTAGTGAGCATGAAAAGATACTTTGTGAGCTGCAGGGAAAGCATCCTGAATATAATGAACAGGAAATGATATGGGCTTGGACACTGGAAATGGGAAAACGCAGAAGCAGGGTTCTGCTTCCGCTTTGGGAACAGGGGAATCCGAAGCAGGGGCGTTTCTCTATTCAGACATCCATCTATGACTACAGCAATACGGAAAAAATGGTACGCATGGCAGAGGAGGTAAACAGCTGCGGTCCGAATATGCAGGTGAAAATTCCATCCACAAAGGAAGGAATCAAGGCGATGGAGGAGGCTACCTTCAAAGGAATCAGTGTGATGGCGACCGTTTGCTTCAGCGTGGATCAGGCAGTCGCGGCAGCTGAGGCGATCGAGCGGGGAATGAAGCGGCGAACTGCGCAGGGGCTGTCCAATGCAGATTTGAATCCGGTGTGTGCGGTTCTATTGGGAATGCAGGAGGACTGGCTGAAATCCTATGCGGAGAGCAGGGATATCGTCATACACCCGGACGCATTTGCATGGTGTGGTGTGGCCATCTGTAAAGAGGTATACCGGATATTTCAGGAACGCGGATATAAAACCAGAGTGCTGACGGCTTACTACCGCCATCAGCTGCACTGGTCTGAATTTATCGGAGGAGACATTATCATGACCATTCCTGCAAAGTGGCAGAAGCGATTCGCAAATTGTGACGTGGAAATCCGTGATTATATGAGTGAGGCTGTGGCTGCGGACAAGCTGAAGCATCTGAATAAGCTTACACCGTTTGTACAGGCGTATACACAAGGGTCTTTGACAGAGGATGATTTCAACAGCTTCGGACCTGTTATTCTGACGATTCGCTATTTTACAGAGGAATATGAAAAGGCGGTACATAAGGTACGTGACATTCTGTTGCCGAATCCCATCCGTTAA
- a CDS encoding NUDIX hydrolase → MIKKQPVNAKGQTEEEFLKAYDASRYPCPALSVDMLIFSKYENRLKLLLIRRKNHPYIQQWALPGGFLNIREDILDAAYRELKEETSIERNQVQLYQLHTYGAVHRDPRMRVVSVAHVALINQDVKVEAKDDADDAAWFEVQINDNTLTLYHAQHRMQYHMKTARSVNPDQEALAFDHIQMILDALSFLKLLPAA, encoded by the coding sequence ATGATAAAAAAACAACCGGTGAATGCAAAGGGTCAGACAGAGGAGGAATTTTTAAAGGCATATGATGCCAGCCGCTACCCCTGTCCTGCCCTCAGCGTGGACATGCTTATATTTTCTAAATACGAAAACCGGCTGAAGCTGTTATTGATTCGCAGAAAAAATCATCCCTATATACAGCAGTGGGCCTTACCGGGAGGCTTTCTGAATATCAGGGAAGATATTCTGGATGCCGCCTATCGCGAGCTGAAGGAGGAAACCTCCATTGAACGCAATCAGGTGCAGCTATACCAGCTGCATACCTATGGGGCTGTCCACCGCGATCCCCGTATGCGTGTAGTTTCCGTTGCCCACGTTGCGCTGATCAATCAGGATGTAAAGGTTGAGGCAAAGGACGATGCAGATGATGCGGCATGGTTTGAAGTACAGATAAACGATAATACGCTTACCCTGTATCATGCACAGCATCGCATGCAGTACCATATGAAAACAGCGCGCAGCGTAAATCCGGATCAGGAAGCACTGGCATTCGATCATATACAAATGATACTGGATGCGCTGAGCTTCTTGAAGCTTCTACCGGCTGCTTAG
- a CDS encoding thioredoxin, which translates to MKEFIRLCGIAACTLLLLTGCSSKYERDDEPGRVENITVAKMQEMVDKKESFAIVFTQTTCSHCIEFKKMLDGYLLDHNVVLYDVVLDEAPASQRKSDLNTIRKTFPGMNETPSLFYVKEGKLENLLENGDDGLTEEKFDSWVQRYKLDEKK; encoded by the coding sequence ATGAAGGAATTTATCAGATTATGTGGAATCGCAGCTTGTACACTGCTGCTTCTGACAGGCTGCAGTTCAAAATATGAACGTGATGATGAGCCGGGAAGGGTGGAAAATATCACCGTTGCAAAGATGCAGGAAATGGTGGATAAGAAGGAAAGCTTTGCCATTGTATTTACGCAGACTACCTGCTCACACTGTATAGAATTCAAGAAAATGCTGGATGGTTACCTGCTGGATCATAACGTTGTACTGTATGATGTTGTTCTGGATGAAGCACCTGCCTCACAGCGGAAATCTGATTTGAATACGATTCGGAAAACCTTTCCGGGAATGAACGAAACACCTTCCCTTTTTTATGTGAAGGAAGGAAAGCTGGAAAATCTACTGGAAAACGGTGATGATGGCTTAACGGAGGAAAAATTCGATAGCTGGGTACAGCGCTATAAGCTGGATGAGAAAAAATAA
- a CDS encoding pyridoxamine 5'-phosphate oxidase family protein has product MRRTDRETTREEAWRIFDQSAYSVLSMSYRNRPYATALSVARINETLYFHCARDGEKIRAMRENPNVCLHSVARMENCAEGFTVYYASCTIRGIAQEVVDEEERHRALLALCRTFIPQSMDMAEQEIRDLRSVTAVWSITVQEITGKRNVEK; this is encoded by the coding sequence ATGAGACGAACAGACAGAGAAACAACAAGAGAAGAGGCATGGCGCATTTTTGATCAAAGCGCATATTCCGTGCTTTCCATGAGCTACCGGAATAGACCGTATGCCACTGCACTATCGGTAGCACGTATCAATGAGACCCTGTACTTTCACTGTGCCCGTGACGGGGAAAAAATCAGGGCCATGCGTGAAAATCCAAATGTCTGTTTGCACAGCGTTGCCCGTATGGAGAACTGTGCAGAAGGGTTTACTGTTTATTATGCATCCTGTACAATTAGAGGAATTGCGCAGGAGGTGGTTGATGAAGAGGAACGGCATCGCGCGCTGCTTGCCCTCTGCAGGACCTTTATACCACAGAGCATGGACATGGCAGAGCAGGAAATCCGCGATTTAAGGAGCGTTACTGCTGTGTGGAGCATCACCGTGCAGGAAATTACGGGAAAGCGGAATGTGGAAAAATGA
- a CDS encoding sugar ABC transporter substrate-binding protein, with the protein MSKLKVSIRSIVMFLFALMFVVAGLSLLSRYTSEQFIYRSKKPLKIGATYMTLNNPFFNVIDDEVRNVVEANGDVLISLDPALDLQKQKEQIHYLIEQGVSALIINPVDFTGLSEELKEAREANIPVITVDTDVFDEDLVAYSLMSDNYDAGVQCAKDMMKRKKSANIVLLQHSTAYSAVQRIQGFVDTIKDKPQYRVVERIECEGQLEIAMPKMDAFLNKDISFDVVMALNDPSALGALAAMQDKDRLQSVLVYGVDGSPETKALIKDHIMTASVSQSPKTMGKDAAEIVYKILENKPYSSKARIPVTLINENNIDQFSLEGWQ; encoded by the coding sequence ATGTCAAAACTGAAAGTGAGTATACGTTCCATTGTCATGTTTCTGTTCGCCCTGATGTTTGTTGTGGCCGGCTTGTCACTTCTGAGCCGCTATACCAGCGAGCAGTTCATCTATCGCAGCAAGAAGCCTCTGAAAATCGGGGCGACCTATATGACGCTGAACAATCCCTTTTTCAATGTAATCGATGATGAGGTACGCAATGTCGTCGAGGCAAACGGAGATGTTCTCATATCCCTGGATCCTGCACTTGATTTGCAGAAGCAAAAGGAACAGATTCACTATCTGATTGAACAGGGTGTCAGTGCGCTGATTATCAATCCGGTGGATTTTACGGGCTTGAGTGAGGAGCTGAAGGAGGCAAGGGAAGCGAATATACCGGTCATTACTGTGGATACGGATGTATTTGATGAGGATCTTGTCGCGTATTCTCTGATGTCGGATAATTACGATGCCGGTGTGCAGTGTGCCAAGGATATGATGAAGCGGAAGAAATCGGCGAATATCGTATTGCTTCAGCACAGTACCGCCTATTCTGCTGTCCAGCGGATTCAGGGCTTTGTCGATACCATTAAGGATAAGCCGCAGTACCGTGTTGTGGAGCGAATCGAGTGTGAGGGACAGCTTGAAATCGCCATGCCGAAAATGGATGCCTTTTTGAATAAGGATATCTCCTTTGATGTGGTTATGGCACTGAACGACCCCAGTGCGCTGGGTGCCCTTGCCGCCATGCAGGATAAGGATCGTCTGCAGTCGGTACTTGTCTATGGTGTGGATGGATCGCCGGAAACTAAGGCACTGATCAAGGATCATATCATGACGGCATCCGTTTCCCAGTCACCGAAAACGATGGGAAAGGATGCGGCGGAGATCGTCTATAAAATACTGGAAAACAAGCCGTACAGCAGCAAGGCCAGAATACCGGTAACGCTGATCAATGAAAATAATATCGATCAGTTCTCTCTGGAAGGGTGGCAGTAA
- a CDS encoding sensor histidine kinase, with translation MGFMKWSNDEKLKAIHWMMCFLNLTIILFISVIMYITTLRICDMYEARTFLSTLPCLPSNPLRIMITSVACFPILLFVMRLRHQIQLTTWKLAGSFLLETCLCLIIMQSLSFSTNSILLLVMADLLTYISTNRERALCLAVMIVIYLCGNYDFLSGRFAIVSFNDYLACYNSMTQSVLSSIHNTLASLNIIMFILYMIFLVQEKINESKKFLQMNQELQDLNEQLKEYANIREKMGATRERNRLAREIHDTLGHTLTGLSVGIDACVLMSEIDPAATKNQLSTLAETARNGLKDVRRSVDKLRPDALEHYTLKEALDKMIQEFQGVTDVVIHFVCHLPHLTFDKDEEEVIYRIIQEGMTNAVRHGKAKEIFISIAKENDTLILIIEDDGIGCETIKPDFGLHHMQERIALLQGDIRFYGSNGFVILAEIPIREGI, from the coding sequence ATGGGGTTTATGAAATGGAGCAATGATGAGAAGCTGAAGGCGATTCACTGGATGATGTGCTTTCTCAATCTGACAATCATTCTGTTTATCAGTGTCATTATGTACATTACCACACTGCGCATCTGTGATATGTATGAGGCCAGGACCTTTCTTTCGACCTTACCGTGTCTGCCTTCCAATCCTCTGCGCATCATGATTACATCGGTCGCCTGTTTTCCGATACTTCTGTTTGTGATGCGGCTGCGGCATCAGATTCAGCTGACCACCTGGAAGCTGGCGGGAAGCTTTCTGCTGGAAACCTGTCTCTGTCTGATTATCATGCAGTCTCTCAGCTTTTCCACCAACAGCATTCTGCTTCTTGTGATGGCCGATCTGTTGACGTATATCAGCACCAACCGGGAACGGGCACTCTGTCTGGCCGTGATGATTGTCATCTATCTGTGCGGGAATTATGATTTTCTGTCCGGACGCTTTGCCATCGTCTCCTTCAATGACTATCTCGCATGCTATAACTCCATGACGCAGTCCGTGCTGTCCAGTATCCATAACACGCTGGCTTCCCTGAACATCATCATGTTTATCCTGTATATGATCTTTCTTGTACAGGAGAAAATCAATGAAAGCAAGAAATTTCTACAGATGAATCAGGAGCTGCAGGATTTGAATGAACAGCTGAAGGAATATGCCAACATCCGTGAAAAGATGGGAGCGACCAGAGAACGAAACCGTCTGGCAAGAGAAATTCATGATACGCTGGGGCACACACTGACCGGCTTATCCGTCGGTATCGATGCCTGTGTATTGATGAGTGAAATCGATCCGGCCGCAACAAAGAATCAGCTGAGCACGCTGGCGGAAACGGCCAGAAACGGCTTGAAGGATGTGCGGCGTTCCGTGGATAAGCTGCGTCCGGATGCACTGGAGCATTATACGCTGAAGGAAGCTCTGGATAAAATGATTCAGGAATTCCAGGGGGTTACCGATGTCGTTATTCATTTTGTATGTCATCTTCCGCATTTAACCTTTGATAAGGACGAGGAAGAGGTCATATACCGCATTATTCAGGAGGGAATGACGAATGCGGTCCGACACGGCAAGGCGAAGGAGATATTTATATCCATCGCAAAGGAAAATGATACGCTGATTCTGATTATCGAGGATGATGGAATCGGCTGTGAAACTATTAAGCCGGACTTTGGACTGCACCACATGCAGGAGCGTATCGCCCTCTTGCAGGGAGATATCCGGTTTTACGGATCCAACGGGTTTGTGATCCTTGCAGAAATTCCAATCAGGGAGGGTATCTGA
- a CDS encoding response regulator transcription factor, with amino-acid sequence MIKIMIADDQELIRESLKIILSTKEEFRVIATVGSGKEVIEAIRREQPDVILMDMRMPDMDGVHCTKFVKEVYPDVKVIVLTTFDDDEYVYSALKYGASGYLLKGVSLDELSNAIKTVLQGGAIFNPNVASKAIRIFSQMAKNNVVTEKFQSQDDLPTLSNTEWKIIQQVAQGLSNKEIAEILKFTEGTIRNYLSVILDKLELRDRTQLAIWYIHREKAEQDDNG; translated from the coding sequence ATGATTAAGATTATGATTGCGGATGATCAGGAGCTGATCCGCGAAAGTCTGAAAATTATATTGAGTACAAAAGAAGAATTCAGGGTGATCGCCACCGTAGGAAGCGGTAAGGAGGTCATTGAGGCAATACGCAGGGAGCAGCCGGATGTCATTTTGATGGATATGCGGATGCCGGATATGGATGGGGTACACTGTACCAAGTTTGTGAAGGAAGTGTATCCGGATGTGAAGGTTATTGTTCTGACAACCTTTGATGATGATGAATATGTATATTCTGCTTTGAAATACGGAGCCAGCGGCTATCTGTTGAAGGGCGTATCACTGGATGAGCTTTCCAATGCGATAAAAACCGTGCTGCAGGGTGGTGCGATTTTCAATCCCAATGTCGCAAGCAAGGCGATTCGTATCTTTTCGCAGATGGCGAAGAATAATGTGGTTACTGAGAAATTTCAAAGTCAGGATGATCTTCCCACACTGAGCAATACGGAGTGGAAAATCATTCAGCAGGTGGCACAGGGGCTGTCCAATAAGGAAATCGCAGAAATCCTGAAGTTTACAGAGGGTACGATACGAAATTATCTGAGTGTTATTCTGGATAAGCTGGAGCTGCGCGATCGTACGCAGCTGGCCATCTGGTATATACACCGGGAAAAAGCGGAACAGGACGATAACGGATGA
- a CDS encoding sugar ABC transporter substrate-binding protein, with protein MKRRLLITLVLLLLCIGGIGWFSYMQQKTVVLKFGMFAGSNWDVPNGDSYKIIDQAIERFEKAHPNVRVEYVSGLQKADYSEWLSQQALEGDLPDVYMVLSDDLYTFADIGMLEELDSYIQRDEKLTVKNYFTPALKSGQMNGRQYALPYESVPTMMYVNKTLLDKFGIALPDNNWTWDDFYTICEKVTLDSDHDGSLDTFGVYGYGWQNALASNDATIFNASGTSATLANDKVYEAVEFTRKLEELNKGQSVNSAMFDKGMVAFCPMKFSEYRTYKPYPWRVKKYTNFEWDCIPMPAGPEGDNVSQLDTLSMGISASSSHKKLAWEFLKSLCYDTTAQKDIFKYSQGVSVLKDITGSKQVMEYLLKDAPGDSTFNMDFFNDTMEHAIPNTKFTDYDQVISVADSEIRRLLGTDEDIKTSINTLQTKIDLILKK; from the coding sequence ATGAAACGGCGTCTGTTGATCACTCTGGTGTTGCTGCTGCTGTGTATCGGCGGAATCGGATGGTTTTCCTATATGCAGCAGAAAACAGTAGTCCTGAAATTCGGCATGTTTGCCGGCAGCAACTGGGATGTTCCCAACGGAGACAGCTACAAAATTATCGATCAGGCCATTGAGCGCTTTGAAAAGGCACATCCGAATGTGCGGGTGGAATATGTGAGCGGTCTGCAGAAGGCGGATTACTCCGAATGGCTTTCCCAGCAGGCACTGGAAGGTGATTTGCCGGATGTATACATGGTGCTGTCCGATGATTTGTATACCTTTGCGGATATCGGAATGCTGGAGGAGCTGGATTCCTACATACAGCGTGATGAAAAGCTTACGGTGAAAAACTATTTTACACCGGCATTGAAAAGCGGACAGATGAATGGCAGGCAGTACGCCCTGCCATATGAAAGTGTTCCGACCATGATGTATGTGAATAAGACGCTGCTGGACAAGTTCGGTATCGCCCTGCCGGATAATAACTGGACATGGGATGATTTCTATACAATCTGTGAAAAGGTGACACTGGATTCGGATCATGACGGTTCCCTGGATACCTTTGGTGTTTACGGCTATGGCTGGCAGAATGCGCTTGCCTCCAACGATGCGACGATATTCAATGCCAGCGGAACAAGTGCGACTCTGGCGAATGACAAGGTGTATGAGGCTGTGGAATTTACGAGAAAGCTGGAGGAGCTGAATAAGGGGCAGAGTGTGAACAGTGCCATGTTTGATAAGGGGATGGTTGCCTTTTGTCCGATGAAATTCAGCGAATACAGAACCTACAAGCCCTATCCGTGGCGTGTGAAGAAATATACGAATTTTGAATGGGACTGCATTCCAATGCCTGCGGGACCAGAGGGGGATAATGTATCGCAGCTGGATACGCTGAGTATGGGAATCAGTGCCAGCAGCTCGCATAAGAAGCTGGCGTGGGAATTTTTGAAATCGCTGTGCTATGATACAACAGCACAGAAGGATATTTTTAAATATTCTCAGGGCGTTTCCGTGTTAAAGGATATCACGGGCTCCAAACAGGTGATGGAGTATTTACTGAAGGATGCCCCGGGGGATTCCACCTTCAATATGGATTTCTTTAATGATACGATGGAGCATGCAATTCCGAATACCAAGTTTACTGATTACGACCAGGTGATTTCGGTAGCGGACAGTGAGATACGAAGACTGCTGGGGACGGATGAGGATATCAAGACAAGCATCAATACCCTGCAGACAAAGATTGATCTGATTTTGAAAAAATAG
- a CDS encoding response regulator transcription factor produces MKRILIVEDDRAIAELERDYLEANDYEVEICEDGESGLKRALQEDFALILLDVMLPKEDGFQVCRNLRASKNVPIILVSAKREDMDKIRGLGLGANDYIVKPFNPSELIARVKSQIANYERLTQGAQKKENLLQIENLMIDLNSHEVFLDGESLVLPNKEFELLVFLAKNPNIVFSKDQLFEKIWGLDAIGEISTVTVHINRIREKIEKDSANPKFIETVWGSGYRFRKY; encoded by the coding sequence ATGAAACGAATACTGATTGTAGAGGATGACAGAGCGATTGCGGAACTGGAACGCGATTATCTGGAAGCGAATGACTATGAGGTTGAAATCTGTGAGGATGGTGAAAGCGGATTAAAACGCGCCTTGCAGGAGGATTTTGCTTTGATTCTGCTGGATGTCATGCTACCGAAGGAAGACGGCTTTCAGGTATGCCGGAATCTGAGAGCATCGAAAAATGTACCGATCATTCTGGTATCAGCCAAGCGTGAGGATATGGATAAAATCCGGGGTCTTGGTCTGGGTGCCAATGACTATATCGTAAAGCCGTTTAATCCAAGCGAACTGATTGCAAGAGTGAAATCACAAATCGCCAATTATGAACGGCTGACACAAGGAGCACAGAAAAAAGAGAATCTGCTGCAAATCGAAAATCTGATGATTGATTTAAACTCCCATGAGGTTTTTTTGGATGGTGAATCCCTCGTTCTCCCCAACAAGGAATTTGAGCTTCTCGTATTCCTTGCCAAAAATCCGAATATCGTTTTCAGCAAGGATCAGCTGTTTGAAAAAATATGGGGACTGGATGCCATCGGTGAAATCTCTACCGTTACCGTACACATCAATCGGATCCGTGAGAAAATCGAAAAGGACAGTGCCAATCCGAAATTTATCGAAACCGTATGGGGAAGCGGCTATCGTTTCCGCAAATATTAA
- a CDS encoding HAMP domain-containing histidine kinase: MRYRDISIRKKILLSNFLMVLIPIIFVCFILFSLLLGFSFVTHSPAALIRNVLLNTSNYGPTLLIKTMNDELAGSEHITDEARRILAQLEKSGLHIFVEEAHDQKAEVLYHSSGVNRKSMQKEFESIAETKQYELPYIIWNANGMAYQAELKNAADKTLRITFSGKDLTFPQDSYESWEHTKLMIKITIVATGVFMVLFIVALGAVLTRKLAQHILIPLYDLNQATSEIRSGNLKQEISVEKEDEIGELCSNFEAMRKQLIESEKLRSQYDLNRKELIAGISHDLSTPLTSMQGYVNGLLDGIADTPEKQQHYLHIIQEKTNAMNALVESLFLLSKLDLGQVPFHDECVNLADFLQDWYQECASRYEHASIKLTVKCTQPVQVLMDRTHFIRVLDNLCQNSIKYRSENPVHIDVTLECDKKECILTFQDNGIGIDPSQAPRLFDSFYRSDPARSSKVKGNGLGLSITKQIITQMKGEISASGELNKGLCITIRLPLLQGGTTL; the protein is encoded by the coding sequence ATGCGCTATCGAGATATATCCATACGTAAAAAAATACTGCTTTCCAATTTTCTTATGGTACTCATTCCCATCATTTTTGTATGCTTCATTCTGTTTTCCCTGCTGCTGGGATTTTCCTTTGTGACACACTCTCCGGCTGCACTCATCCGCAATGTCCTGTTAAACACCTCAAACTACGGACCTACACTGCTGATCAAAACAATGAACGACGAGCTGGCAGGAAGTGAGCACATCACGGACGAGGCCAGACGTATTCTCGCACAGCTTGAAAAATCAGGTCTTCATATTTTCGTCGAGGAAGCACACGATCAAAAAGCGGAGGTTTTATACCACAGCAGCGGAGTCAACCGGAAAAGCATGCAGAAGGAATTCGAAAGCATAGCCGAAACAAAGCAGTATGAGCTTCCTTATATCATATGGAATGCAAACGGCATGGCATATCAGGCTGAGCTGAAAAATGCGGCGGATAAAACCCTGCGCATAACCTTTTCCGGGAAGGATCTAACCTTCCCTCAGGACTCTTATGAATCCTGGGAGCATACCAAGCTGATGATCAAAATAACGATTGTCGCAACCGGTGTATTCATGGTATTATTCATTGTAGCACTGGGTGCCGTACTGACAAGAAAGCTGGCACAGCATATCCTGATTCCGCTGTATGATCTCAATCAGGCTACCAGTGAAATCCGAAGCGGTAATCTGAAGCAGGAGATCTCTGTGGAGAAAGAGGATGAAATCGGCGAGCTGTGCTCAAACTTCGAAGCGATGCGCAAGCAGCTGATCGAGTCGGAAAAGCTGCGGTCCCAATATGACCTGAACCGCAAGGAGCTCATTGCAGGCATTTCCCATGACCTTTCCACACCGCTCACCTCCATGCAGGGGTATGTCAACGGACTGCTGGACGGGATTGCGGATACGCCGGAAAAACAGCAGCACTATCTGCATATCATACAGGAGAAAACAAATGCCATGAATGCGCTGGTGGAAAGTCTCTTTCTCTTATCCAAGCTTGATCTGGGACAGGTGCCGTTTCATGATGAATGTGTAAATCTGGCAGACTTTTTACAAGACTGGTATCAGGAATGTGCTTCCCGCTATGAGCATGCAAGCATAAAGCTTACCGTCAAATGCACGCAGCCCGTGCAGGTTTTGATGGACCGTACACATTTTATTCGGGTATTGGACAATCTGTGTCAGAATAGTATAAAATATAGAAGTGAGAATCCGGTGCACATTGATGTCACACTGGAATGCGATAAGAAGGAATGCATTCTCACATTTCAGGACAATGGAATCGGAATCGATCCATCCCAGGCACCAAGATTGTTTGACAGCTTCTATCGCAGCGATCCTGCGAGAAGCTCCAAGGTGAAGGGAAACGGACTGGGTCTTTCCATCACCAAGCAAATCATAACCCAGATGAAGGGTGAAATAAGCGCCAGCGGTGAATTGAACAAGGGTCTGTGTATTACGATAAGACTGCCGCTTTTACAAGGAGGAACAACGCTATGA